A genomic segment from Ptychodera flava strain L36383 chromosome 23 unlocalized genomic scaffold, AS_Pfla_20210202 Scaffold_23__1_contigs__length_28996876_pilon, whole genome shotgun sequence encodes:
- the LOC139124120 gene encoding carbohydrate sulfotransferase 14-like, giving the protein MAAVLKKIASLIMCLLVCFMVWQAYREDLQGQFKPNVPPYRKHQVKEGDVSSKSRKQNDHGDIKPIERKIPGNQSGRTLTDSEIKRIEDEQVRRKSLLAKVCDEAKRNGTVFRSMGEFVFVRENRFLYCDTPKVGSTSWMRVIFVLTGRAKSVQELVETLAPVHGHRVPGLRRDEKYHYPSYFVFMFARHPFARLLSAYRSKFENVDARSRCLKHKRIEIIKRYRNNPTNHSLEAGDDVTWEEFVRSVIDDNPKSFNQHYLPQYLYCGPCLFPFDFIGKLEDVAKESKYVLNRVNAPDDIVYPLQPKKTNSSNLETLHSYFSRLTKDQMENLYKIYELDFKLFGYKYPY; this is encoded by the exons GTCAGTTCAAGCCAAATGTCCCACCGTATAGGAAACATCAAGTCAAAGAGGGAGACGTTTCTTCGAAGAGCAGAAAACAAAATGATCATGGAGATATAAAACCAATCGAAAGAAAG ATACCGGGAAATCAAAGTGGCAGGACACTGACAGATTCTGAGATAAAAAGAATCGAAGATGAGCAAGTTCGACGCAAGTCACTGTTAGCAAAGGTTTGTGACGAAGCCAAACGCAATGGAACTGTGTTCAGAAGCATGGGTGAATTCGTCTTTGTTCGTGAAAACAGGTTTCTGTACTGCGACACACCAAAAGTCGGTTCTACCTCCTGGATGAGAGTTATATTTGTTCTGACAGGGAGGGCGAAATCCGTTCAGGAACTTGTGGAAACCCTGGCGCCTGTTCATGGACACAGAGTTCCAGGTTTGAGGAGAGATGAGAAATATCATTATCCATCCTACTTCGTGTTCATGTTTGCTCGTCATCCATTCGCAAGACTACTGTCTGCGTACAGaagtaagtttgaaaatgtaGACGCCCGCAGTCGGTGCCTCAAACATAAAAGAATAGAAATTATCAAACGATATCGTAACAATCCCACCAATCACAGTCTAGAAGCAGGTGATGACGTCACTTGGGAAGAATTTGTACGATCTGTCATCGACGACAACCCAAAATCCTTCAACCAACACTACCTTCCGCAGTACCTCTACTGCGGGCCATGCCTTTTCCCCTTCGATTTCATAGGAAAACTTGAAGATGTTGCCAAGGAGAGTAAGTACGTGTTAAACAGGGTCAATGCCCCCGACGACATTGTTTATCCTCTACAACCGAAGAAAACAAACAGCTCAAATCTAGAAACTCTTCATTCCTACTTCAGTCGACTGACCAAAGACCAGATGGAAAATCTCTACAAAATTTATGAACTTGACTTTAAGTTGTTCGGTTACAAATATCCTTATTAG
- the LOC139124364 gene encoding NLR family CARD domain-containing protein 3-like: protein MLISELKELYELEKQKIMARNSPDLVKELYEAFDNFKARLDDITDGSLLFMLSFLSETDIDYFWQNYEAESVDKVLSGILITPKMRSLAEEAGCTIRIRLKIDKKEYEIVKEILHEEIDLSQNYLGAVGCMALLELPNTVHVVVEHKGIERGALGYEQHTTKVQSMEDYLSLLNVSNIVQLKEKMAKVTKLEASALPHDVAKTLLTNISLFSELKFLNASACTKVEEPKYGESQLDISHNCISYVGARSVIGMLEKLTELEYFDLSKNNIGDVGAKTLSEIIGKLTKLTHLDLSDNSITNMGAISISNGLKGAVQLQNLYLGHNSIGQLAAESTSGSFAIIKCTEILDLSYANLRDAGVGEPSGGMKDMVGMIKLSLKNNNFGDRGAEELSKGMVYLERLQHLDVCNNHIGSRGVAALCFGLQQCNKLTHILLGHNCIGDEGVKRLSKHMVFLEDLEHFDISGNQIGDRGFKEVFKMLEHLKQLKHLDVSQNVIADVGLKRLANNAHFLGNLQYLDLSHNAIEKKKLVSLSQEMKYMKMLEKLDLSHNEMGTVDARYLCVALKDMENLRWLQVEVAFKDIDIKVKEELYKGARRLNVEMDDSSKNTKGTKEVNGSKPSHDERKAFVERQESFCSRTSSTSHESSCSSRG, encoded by the exons ATGTTAATATCTGAACTTAAGGAACTTTATGAGCTTGAGAAACAGAAAATCATGGCTAGAAATAGCCCAGATTTAGTAAAAGAGCTGTATGAAGCCTTTGATAATTTTAAGGCAAGGTTAGATGACATTACTGATGGATCCTTGCTGTTTATGTTGAGTTTTCTTTCAGAAACGGACATTGATTATTTCTGGCAGAACTACGAAGCAGAAAGCGTGGACAAAGTCTTGAGTGGTATTCTTATTACGCCAAAGATGAGATCACTAGCAGAAGAAGCTGGGTGTACCATCAGAATTAGACTGAAGATCGACAAGAAGGAGTATGAAATTGTCAAAGAAATTCTTCACG AGGAAATAGATCTAAGTCAAAACTATCTGGGTGCTGTTGGTTGCATGGCTCTTCTTGAATTGCCTAATACTGTCCATGTGGTTGTAGAGCACAAAGGTATTGAAAGAGGTGCGCTTGGTTATGAACAGCATACTACGAAGGTTCAGAGTATGGAAGATTATTTGTCTCTACTAAATGTAAGTAATATAGTGCAATTAAAGGAAAAGATGGCCAAAGTGACAAAGTTAGAAGCTTCTGCTCTACCCCATGATGTAGCCAAGACTCTATTAACAAATATCTCTCTATTCAGTGAGTTAAAATTCCTAAATGCCAGTGCTTGTACAAAAGTTGAAGAACCCAAATATGGAGAGAGTCAGCTCGATATCAGTCATAATTGTATCAGTTATGTTGGTGCAAGGAGTGTCATTGGAATGTTGGAGAAACTGACAGAGCTCGAATATTTTGATCTCAGTAAAAATAACATCGGTGATGTCGGCGCAAAAACTCTAAGCGAAATAATAGGGAAATTGACCAAACTTACTCATCTTGACCTCAGTGACAACAGTATTACAAATATGGGTGCAATCTCCATTTCTAATGGGTTGAAAGGTGCGGTTCAATTGCAAAACCTGTACCTTGGCCACAATAGCATAGGCCAATTAGCCGCAGAAAGTACGAGTGGCAGCTTTGCAATTATTAAATGCACAGAAATACTTGACCTAAGTTACGCCAATCTTAGAGATGCTGGTGTTGGCGAACCTAGTGGGGGGATGAAAGATATGGTTGGAATGATAAAGCTAAGCCTAAAGAATAATAATTTCGGTGATCGGGGTGCAGAAGAGTTGAGCAAGGGCATGGTATACTTGGAGCGCCTGCAACATCTTGATGTGTGTAACAATCACATTGGAAGTCGCGGTGTGGCAGCATTATGCTTTGGGTTGCAGCAATGTAACAAGCTGACCCATATTTTGCTAGGTCATAATTGTATAGGTGATGAGGGTGTAAAGCGTTTAAGTAAACATATGGTTTTCTTGGAAGACCTAGAACACTTCGACATCAGTGGGAATCAAATAGGAGATCGGGGATTTAAGGAAGTGTTTAAAATGCTGGAGCATTTAAAACAGCTGAAACACCTTGATGTCAGTCAGAATGTCATAGCAGACGTTGGTTTAAAGCGTCTTGCCAATAATGCACACTTTTTAGGAAACCTGCAATATCTTGATCTGAGTCACAATgcgatagaaaaaaaaaaattggtttccctaagtcaggaaatgaaatacatgaaaatgtTAGAGAAGCTTGATCTCAGTCATAACGAGATGGGTACCGTAGATGCCAGATATCTATGTGTAGCACTAAAGGACATGGAAAACCTGCGATGGTTACAAGTCGAAGTCGCTTTTAAAGACATAGATATTAAGGTAAAAGAGGAACTTTATAAAGGAGCGAGACGTTTAAATGTAGAAATGGACGACAGTTCCAAAAATACCAAAGGCACAAAAGAAGTTAATGGAAGCAAACCGAGTCATGATGAAAGAAAGGCTTTTGTCGAGAGGCAGGAGAGCTTTTGCAGTCGAACAAGTTCTACTAGCCATGAGAGTTCTTGTAGTTCCCGAGGCTAG
- the LOC139124119 gene encoding uncharacterized protein produces the protein MTSLFLAERWSRVGDTVSAINCQLASLAAQNRQTKICCVVLKATEEEKKDAADCGVELIQPCFNKHVLDIFKDDKPTSDWILSPETFFTTLLELQNVEYIVEHIQSSTISLISVVLKDRFFKHADIVLINHGIPPADLRQKYLKFAEAAEAVFSVGPTVFKEYNLIYRGNEIHINHLLYLPRPEKDFFDLNVDQQLSKSDSVKQILSIITDKDVKCDKYKFLSAVIGQTAVALESVIGDIPKWFVRISSQADPTDTKNFLKDNLECSFIEPNAHSLNSSQQHAITDLQQSNVLVIPPDEPFSMEALQAIAAGLPVLVPKRTATAEFLGKYFKADAEHFLYDPLVDGGLSKQINKMLLKSEQASHAILVLKSKLQSNSEVTATHENFKSCFMKHLRLLHYKGKSHRFPGWDSKSGRKKATIFQGCCKS, from the exons atgacaTCTCTATTCCTGGCTGAAAGGTGGTCCCGTGTTGGAGACACAGTTTCAGCTATCAACTGTCAACTTGCAAGCCTTGCAGCACAAAACAGACAAACGAAGATATGCTGTGTTGTTTTGAAGGCAactgaagaagaaaagaaagacGCTGCTGACTGCGGAGTTGAATTGATACAACCGTGTTTTAATAAGCATGTGCTTGACATATTCAAAGATGACAAACCAACGTCGGACTGGATTCTGTCACctgaaacattctttacaaCTCTGTTAGAATTACAAAACGTTGAATATATTGTTGAGCATATTCAGTCATCTACAATATCTCTGATTTCGGTTGTTTTAAAAGATCGCTTTTTCAAACATGCAGATATTGTGTTGATAAACCACGGCATTCCACCAGCAGATTTGAGAcagaaatacttgaaatttgCTGAAGCAGCAGAAGCAGTTTTCTCTGTCGGACCAACTGTATTCAAGGAATACAACTTAATCTACAGAGGCAATGAGATTCACATAAACCATTTACTATATCTTCCAAGACCCGAGAAGGACTTCTTTGACCTGAATGTTGATCAGCAGCTCTCCAAATCAGATAGCGTAAAGCAAATATTATCAATAATTACAGATAAAGATGTAAAATGCGACAAGTACAAATTTCTCTCTGCCGTAATAGGTCAAACAGCGGTTGCACTGGAAAGTGTAATCGGAGATATCCCGAAGTGGTTTGTTCGTATTTCATCACAAGCTGACCCCACTGACACTAAAAACTTTCTGAAAGATAACCTAGAGTGTTCCTTCATAGAACCAAACGCTCACTCCCTCAATAGCTCTCAGCAACATGCTATTACTGACCTACAGCAAAGTAATGTCCTCGTAATACCACCCGATGAACCATTCAGTATGGAAGCATTGCAGGCAATAGCTGCTGGACTGCCCGTTTTGGTGCCAAAGCGTACAGCAACTGCAGAATTCCTAGGGAAATATTTCAAGGCTGATGCAGAACATTTTTTGTATGACCCATTGGTTGATGGTGGTTTATCAAAGCAAATTAACAAAATGTTGCTCAAAAGTGAGCAAGCCAGCCACGCGATCTTAGTTCTTAAGAGCAAATTGCAGAGTAACTCAGAAGTTACTGCAactcatgaaaatttcaaatcttgtttCATGAAACATCTTCGGCTTCTGCATTACAAAGGAAAG AGTCACCGATTTCCAGGCTGGGACAGTAAAAGTGGCAGGAAGAAAGCGACCAT CTTTCAAGGGTGTTGCAAGTCTTGA